TGGCCACGCGCTGCGCGGCGGCGCCCTGCGCGGCAAAGCGGTCCGGGTGGGCTTCGCGCTGCAGCTCTTTCCAGCGCGCGTCGAGCACGGCACGGTCCTGCGCGAAAGTCGCCGGGACGGCGAACAGTTGAAAGTCGGTGTCGTTCAGGTTCATGGCAAGAAAAAACCGCCAGCACATGACATGGTGGCGGCTGTTGTCGCGGTCAGCGACGGCGCATCAGATGCGAAAACTTTCCCCGCAGCCGCAACGGTCGCGTTCGTTGGGGTTGATGAACTTGAAACCCTCGTTCAGGCCCTCGCGCACAAAGTCGAGCTGCGTGCCGTCGATGTAGGCCAGGCTCTTCGGGTCGACCAGCACCTTCACGCCGTGGTCTTCGAACACCACGTCTTCAGGCGTGAACTCGTCCACGTACTCGAGCTTATAGGCCAGGCCGGAGCAGCCCGTGGTCTTCACGCCCAGCCGCACGCCCACGCCCTTGCCCCTCTTGCCGAGGTAGCGGGTGACGTGTCGCGCAGCGGCTTCGGTCAGCGTGACGGCCATGTCAGTGGACAGCTTCCGCAGCAGCAGCTTCGGTCTTGACGCCGTGCTTGGCCTTGTAGTCGCTCACGGCGGCCTTGATCGCGTCTTCGGCCAGGATGGAGCAGTGGATCTTCACGGGCGGCAGCGCCAGTTCTTCGGCGATCTGAGCGTTCTTGAGCGCAGCCGCTTCGTCGAGCGTCTTGCCCTTGACCCATTCGGTCACGAGCGACGACGACGCAATGGCCGAGCCGCAGCCGTAGGTCTTGAAGCGTGCGTCTTCGATCACGCCGGTTTCGGGGTTGACCTTGATCTGCAGCTTCATCACGTCGCCGCAGGCCGGCGCACCGACCATGCCGGTGCCTACCGAGTCGTCGCCTTTTTCGAAGGAGCCGACGTTGCGTGGATTTTCGTAGTGGTCGATGACCTTGGAAGAATATGCCATGGTGTACCTCTCAAACTTTGTTCAATCGTGGAGCCTGGTGCGGGCCTGCGTCAGTGGGCCGACCACTGGATCGTGCTGATGTCGACGCCGTCCTGGAACATCTCCCACAGGGGGCTCAGCTCGCGCAGCTTGGCAACGTTGTGCTTGATGGTCGAAATGGCGTAGTCGATTTCTTCTTCGGTCGTGAAACGGCCGATGGTCATGCGAAGGCTGCTGTGAGCCAGTTCGTCGCTGCGGCCCAGGGCGCGCAGCACGTAGCTGGGCTCGAGGCTGGCCGAGGTGCAAGCCGAACCCGACGACACCGCCAGGCCCTTGATGCCCATGATCAGCGACTCGCCTTCGACGTAGTTGAAGCTCATGTTCAGGTTATGCGGCACACGGTGTTCGAGGTCGCCATTGATGAACACCTGCTCCACATCTTTCAGGCCGTCGAGCAGACGCTTCTGCAGGCGGCGCGCATGGGCGATGTCGTCCTTCATTTCGAGCTTGGCGATGCGGTAGGCCTCGCCCATGCCGACGATCTGGTGCGTGGGCAGCGTGCCCGAACGCATGCCGCGCTCGTGACCACCGCCGTGCATCTGAGCCTCGAGCCGCACGCGCGGCTTGCGACGCACGTACAGCGCGCCGATACCCTTGGGGCCGTAGGTCTTGTGCGAGGCGAGGCTCATCAGGTCGATGGGCAGCTTCGTGATGTCGATGTCGACCTTGCCGGTGGCCTGGGCCGAGTCGACGTGGAAGATGATGCCCTTTTCACGGCAGACGTTGCCGATCGCGACCACGTCCTGGATCACACCGATTTCGTTGTTCACGAATAGCACGCTGGCCAGGATGGTGTCGGGGCGGATCGCGG
This is a stretch of genomic DNA from Variovorax paradoxus. It encodes these proteins:
- a CDS encoding IscS subfamily cysteine desulfurase — its product is MDVTPHFPIYLDYGATTPVDPRVVDAMIPWLREHFGNPASRSHAWGWEAEEAVEKARGQVADLINADPREIVWTSGATESINLALKGAAQFYKGKGKHLITLKTEHKAVLDTMRELERQGFEVTYLDVEENGLVDLEKFKAAIRPDTILASVLFVNNEIGVIQDVVAIGNVCREKGIIFHVDSAQATGKVDIDITKLPIDLMSLASHKTYGPKGIGALYVRRKPRVRLEAQMHGGGHERGMRSGTLPTHQIVGMGEAYRIAKLEMKDDIAHARRLQKRLLDGLKDVEQVFINGDLEHRVPHNLNMSFNYVEGESLIMGIKGLAVSSGSACTSASLEPSYVLRALGRSDELAHSSLRMTIGRFTTEEEIDYAISTIKHNVAKLRELSPLWEMFQDGVDISTIQWSAH
- the iscU gene encoding Fe-S cluster assembly scaffold IscU produces the protein MAYSSKVIDHYENPRNVGSFEKGDDSVGTGMVGAPACGDVMKLQIKVNPETGVIEDARFKTYGCGSAIASSSLVTEWVKGKTLDEAAALKNAQIAEELALPPVKIHCSILAEDAIKAAVSDYKAKHGVKTEAAAAEAVH
- the iscA gene encoding iron-sulfur cluster assembly protein IscA — translated: MAVTLTEAAARHVTRYLGKRGKGVGVRLGVKTTGCSGLAYKLEYVDEFTPEDVVFEDHGVKVLVDPKSLAYIDGTQLDFVREGLNEGFKFINPNERDRCGCGESFRI